One window of Streptomyces sp. FIT100 genomic DNA carries:
- a CDS encoding SCO4402 family protein, producing MGGMPVNDMPWWRWRLNVRSALHMLSDPVFHQETWLAGHEGYGDVTDAVYRLVEDTWLDSWSAEKYVGTIFRDSGEAALVDVAVLRVLRIMHQVGADAPVSAYMEHHGWPEAVRAAREAHVRLAANDGEDPDAAPRTLEVLRILTRSA from the coding sequence ATGGGCGGCATGCCTGTCAATGACATGCCCTGGTGGCGCTGGCGCCTGAACGTGCGCTCGGCGCTGCACATGCTTTCCGACCCCGTCTTCCATCAGGAGACCTGGCTCGCGGGCCACGAGGGGTACGGCGATGTCACCGACGCCGTCTACCGGCTGGTCGAGGACACCTGGCTGGACAGCTGGTCCGCCGAGAAGTACGTCGGGACGATCTTCCGGGACTCGGGCGAGGCGGCTCTCGTCGACGTCGCGGTGCTGCGGGTGCTGCGGATCATGCACCAGGTCGGCGCGGACGCCCCGGTGTCGGCGTACATGGAGCACCACGGCTGGCCGGAGGCGGTACGGGCCGCGCGCGAGGCCCATGTGCGGCTTGCGGCGAACGACGGGGAGGACCCGGACGCGGCGCCGCGGACGCTGGAAGTACTGCGGATCCTGACCCGGTCCGCCTGA
- the purU gene encoding formyltetrahydrofolate deformylase — MTDQYVLTLSCPDKQGIVHAVSSYLFITGCNIEDSQQFGDRDTGLFFMRVHFSAEAPVTVEKLRASFAAVGDSFQMDWQLHRADERMRVVLMVSKFGHCLNDLLFRSRIGALPVDIAAVVSNHTDFAELVGSYGIPFRHIPVTKDAKPQAEAELLELVREENVELVVLARYMQVLSDDLCKQLSGRIINIHHSFLPSFKGAKPYHQAHARGVKLIGATAHYVTADLDEGPIIEQEVERVGHEVTPDQLVAVGRDVECQALARAVKWHAEHRILLNGRRTVVFA; from the coding sequence ATGACCGACCAGTACGTCCTCACGCTCTCGTGCCCGGACAAGCAGGGCATTGTGCACGCCGTCTCCAGCTACCTCTTCATCACCGGCTGCAACATCGAGGACAGTCAGCAGTTCGGAGACCGGGACACGGGTCTGTTCTTCATGCGGGTGCACTTCTCGGCCGAGGCTCCCGTGACCGTGGAGAAGCTGCGGGCCAGCTTCGCCGCCGTCGGCGACTCGTTCCAGATGGACTGGCAGCTCCACCGCGCCGACGAGCGGATGCGGGTGGTGCTGATGGTCAGCAAGTTCGGCCACTGCCTGAACGATCTCCTCTTCCGCTCCAGGATCGGCGCGCTGCCGGTCGACATCGCGGCCGTCGTCTCCAACCACACCGACTTCGCCGAGCTCGTCGGCTCGTACGGCATCCCCTTCCGCCACATCCCGGTGACGAAGGACGCGAAGCCGCAGGCGGAGGCGGAGCTGCTGGAGCTGGTGCGCGAGGAGAACGTCGAGCTGGTCGTCCTCGCCCGCTACATGCAGGTGCTGTCGGACGATCTGTGCAAGCAGCTGAGCGGCCGGATCATCAACATCCACCACTCCTTCCTGCCGAGCTTCAAGGGTGCCAAGCCCTACCACCAGGCGCACGCGCGCGGGGTGAAGCTGATCGGCGCGACCGCCCACTACGTGACGGCCGACCTCGACGAGGGCCCGATCATCGAGCAGGAGGTCGAGCGGGTGGGGCACGAGGTGACGCCGGACCAGCTCGTGGCGGTCGGGCGCGATGTGGAGTGCCAGGCGCTCGCGCGCGCGGTGAAGTGGCACGCGGAGCACCGCATCCTGCTGAACGGCCGCCGCACGGTGGTCTTCGCGTAG
- a CDS encoding haloacid dehalogenase-like hydrolase translates to MQLIVLWDIDHTLIENAGVSKEIYAAAFSALAGRRPTGPARTEGRTDRLIMRDMFLRDGLLEPDWPAIEAALAHAGEERLGDLRVRGTALPGVREVLKAASAHADWVSSVLTGNIAANARVKLSAFGLDALLDLSAGAYGADAELRPNLVAVARERARRLYDVSADVPAVLVGDTPRDVEAALATDSGIIAVASGIHSAEELADAGASVVLPDLSDTAELLGILEIFAAYRKRPRTSSGCP, encoded by the coding sequence ATGCAGCTCATCGTTCTGTGGGACATCGACCACACCCTCATCGAGAACGCGGGGGTGAGCAAGGAGATCTACGCTGCCGCGTTCTCGGCCCTCGCTGGACGCCGACCAACGGGGCCGGCGCGGACGGAGGGGCGCACAGATCGCCTGATCATGCGCGACATGTTCCTTCGTGACGGGCTGCTCGAACCGGACTGGCCCGCGATCGAGGCCGCCCTTGCCCATGCCGGAGAGGAGCGCCTCGGCGATCTCCGGGTGCGGGGGACCGCTCTGCCGGGTGTACGTGAGGTTCTCAAGGCGGCCTCGGCACATGCGGACTGGGTGTCCTCGGTCCTCACCGGCAACATCGCCGCCAACGCCCGCGTGAAGCTGTCCGCTTTCGGCCTCGATGCCCTGCTGGACCTGTCTGCGGGCGCCTACGGCGCGGACGCAGAGCTCCGTCCCAACCTTGTAGCGGTTGCTCGTGAGCGGGCCCGACGGCTCTACGACGTCTCGGCCGATGTGCCCGCCGTGCTGGTGGGCGACACGCCGCGAGACGTCGAGGCCGCCCTCGCCACAGACTCCGGGATCATCGCAGTCGCCTCGGGTATCCACAGCGCCGAGGAACTGGCCGACGCCGGCGCGTCCGTGGTGCTGCCGGACCTGTCGGACACCGCAGAGCTTCTCGGGATTCTGGAGATCTTCGCGGCGTACAGGAAACGTCCTAGGACGTCCTCGGGCTGTCCCTAG
- a CDS encoding STAS domain-containing protein — translation MLDVEQGKQGAWTVLHVRGELDLVSSPVVRRRIHDAVAMGRRDLVLDLSGVLFCDSSGVGVLISTRRLMRSCRGRLRLILPARGAVEGSHVNRVLAALGVRRLFEVYEDVTAAVDEEAEPLSA, via the coding sequence ATGCTCGACGTCGAACAGGGCAAGCAGGGCGCCTGGACCGTGCTGCACGTACGGGGCGAGCTCGACCTGGTCAGCTCGCCCGTTGTCCGCCGCCGGATCCATGACGCGGTCGCCATGGGCCGCCGGGACCTGGTCCTCGACCTGTCCGGGGTGCTGTTCTGCGACTCCAGCGGCGTCGGCGTGCTCATATCGACCCGCAGGCTGATGCGCTCCTGCCGGGGCCGGCTGCGGCTGATCCTCCCGGCCCGCGGCGCCGTCGAGGGCTCGCATGTGAACCGGGTGCTGGCCGCGCTGGGGGTGCGCCGGCTGTTCGAGGTGTACGAGGACGTGACCGCGGCCGTCGACGAGGAGGCGGAGCCCCTCTCCGCGTAA
- a CDS encoding class I SAM-dependent methyltransferase, producing the protein MQTQSLWEHTLTFFPQFLATLKERVAPDATVAVVGASDGKFVLPLAAAGYRVIAIERDALVLHGGEISLPGDNHTHARGLIDRLKLEELYDKVRVVEEDFLQGDPLNISCDAIWTSCSWHYSANHHRPLAEFVDRMQRLVRPGGVFGAEFMMPVEKRHHLVEHYTSPERLRHHFIGDWDVLLTLRTNEFTERAHIGQPQDHTHRMGLLLAARTPTLSRALGKKDS; encoded by the coding sequence GTGCAGACACAGAGCCTGTGGGAGCACACCCTCACCTTCTTCCCCCAGTTCCTCGCCACGCTGAAAGAACGGGTCGCCCCTGACGCCACCGTCGCGGTCGTCGGCGCGAGCGACGGCAAGTTCGTCCTGCCGCTCGCCGCCGCCGGATATCGCGTCATCGCCATCGAACGCGACGCGCTCGTCCTTCACGGTGGCGAGATCAGCCTCCCGGGTGACAATCACACCCACGCGAGGGGCCTGATCGACCGGCTCAAGCTGGAAGAGCTCTACGACAAAGTGCGCGTAGTGGAAGAAGACTTCCTTCAGGGCGATCCCCTGAACATCTCATGCGACGCGATCTGGACGAGCTGTTCGTGGCACTACAGTGCCAACCATCACCGCCCGCTCGCCGAGTTCGTCGACCGTATGCAGCGTCTGGTCCGTCCCGGTGGTGTGTTCGGCGCGGAGTTCATGATGCCCGTCGAGAAGCGCCACCACCTGGTCGAGCACTACACCTCCCCCGAACGCCTGCGACACCACTTCATCGGCGACTGGGACGTGCTGCTGACCCTGCGCACGAACGAGTTCACCGAGCGAGCACACATCGGCCAGCCCCAGGATCACACCCACCGCATGGGCCTCCTCCTCGCGGCCCGTACGCCCACCCTCTCCCGCGCACTAGGAAAGAAGGACTCATGA
- a CDS encoding ABC transporter substrate-binding protein, translated as MTGWRRSSSPHSLHSLHSLRTAATAAVCTATVAASLSGCGVLPGTTGGSRAPVTVMTFAPDETKATNMPGMPAMAQAFARYVNSRGGIDGHQLRVLTCNERNTSSGAAACARRAVRENSIAVVGSYSQHGRAFMAPLEAAGIPYIGGYGISDEEFTSYLSYPVNGGQAALLAGNGRQLADGCRKVSLVRPDTVAGDDLPVLLNAGLAEGNRKASSDIKAAEDSTEYSAKAEEALDDAGDENGCVTAVLGERTETFFDSFRRLREESGGDVRVSSVLSSVDQPLIDRTGGASGPFEGALMTGWYPNAGDERWGTMRNVIREHAFGDNRIDAADAGVQTTWIAYTVLKKVIETLDRPEITSGAVTHALDTGVRVDTGGLTPSLRWRYADMLGTQDFPRVVNRGVTFQVVRDGRLVAQREGFVNVTSTMRNAQSV; from the coding sequence ATGACCGGATGGCGACGTTCCTCCTCCCCGCACTCCCTGCACTCCCTGCACTCCCTCAGGACCGCGGCGACCGCCGCCGTGTGCACGGCCACGGTTGCGGCGTCGCTGTCGGGGTGCGGCGTACTCCCCGGAACGACGGGCGGCTCCCGGGCACCCGTCACCGTGATGACCTTCGCGCCCGACGAGACCAAGGCGACCAACATGCCGGGCATGCCCGCCATGGCGCAGGCATTCGCCCGGTACGTCAACTCGCGCGGCGGCATCGACGGGCACCAGCTGCGCGTCCTGACCTGCAACGAGCGCAACACCAGCTCCGGCGCCGCGGCATGCGCCCGGCGCGCGGTCCGCGAGAACTCGATCGCCGTCGTCGGCTCGTACAGCCAGCACGGCCGGGCCTTCATGGCACCGCTCGAGGCGGCGGGCATCCCGTACATAGGCGGCTACGGGATCTCCGACGAGGAGTTCACCAGCTACCTCTCCTACCCCGTCAACGGCGGCCAGGCCGCGCTGCTCGCCGGCAACGGCCGGCAGCTGGCGGACGGCTGCCGCAAGGTCTCGCTGGTACGGCCGGACACGGTCGCCGGCGACGACCTGCCCGTGCTGCTGAACGCGGGGCTCGCCGAGGGCAACCGGAAGGCGTCGTCCGACATCAAGGCCGCCGAGGACTCGACCGAGTACTCGGCCAAGGCCGAGGAGGCGCTGGACGACGCGGGCGACGAGAACGGCTGTGTGACGGCGGTGCTCGGTGAACGGACCGAGACGTTCTTCGACTCCTTCCGGCGACTGCGGGAGGAGAGCGGCGGCGACGTCCGGGTCTCCTCCGTCCTCAGCTCCGTCGACCAGCCCCTCATCGACCGCACGGGCGGGGCGAGCGGCCCCTTCGAGGGCGCGCTGATGACCGGCTGGTACCCGAACGCCGGCGACGAACGGTGGGGGACGATGCGGAACGTGATCCGGGAGCACGCGTTCGGCGACAACCGGATCGACGCCGCGGACGCCGGTGTGCAGACGACATGGATCGCCTACACCGTGCTGAAGAAGGTCATCGAGACCCTCGACCGCCCCGAGATCACCTCCGGCGCCGTCACCCACGCCCTCGACACCGGCGTCCGCGTCGACACCGGCGGCCTGACCCCGTCCCTCCGCTGGCGCTACGCGGACATGCTGGGCACCCAGGACTTCCCGCGCGTGGTCAACCGCGGCGTGACGTTCCAGGTGGTCCGCGACGGCCGTCTGGTGGCACAGCGCGAGGGCTTCGTGAACGTGACCAGCACGATGCGGAACGCGCAGTCGGTGTAA
- a CDS encoding XRE family transcriptional regulator, protein MNERLHSVLAQRGVLPESLAEVCEVDPKTVSRWLGGRVPHPRHRYRVARHLRVEETFLWPAPPRRATRAGDGLGTELVGTYQNRASVPRDMWISLLREAQAEIGVLVFSGTFFAQSNPHVAKMLAERATDGVRVRLCFGDPEGQAVVIRGREEGIGDTLAAKIRASLTYYRPLLAEAGCEVRLHDTTLYTSLFRYDDNLLVNPHVWGQPASANPLLHLNRVDGSGWFANYAQSFEAVWASARPWTPDQEGTAAHGQD, encoded by the coding sequence GTGAACGAGCGACTGCACTCCGTACTCGCCCAGCGCGGTGTCTTACCCGAATCGCTCGCGGAAGTCTGCGAGGTGGACCCCAAGACGGTAAGTCGGTGGCTGGGCGGGCGCGTTCCCCACCCACGGCACCGCTACCGGGTCGCGCGCCATCTGAGAGTGGAGGAGACGTTCCTCTGGCCCGCCCCGCCCCGACGGGCCACGCGGGCCGGTGACGGCTTAGGCACCGAGCTCGTCGGCACCTATCAGAACCGTGCGAGTGTCCCGCGGGACATGTGGATCTCCCTGCTGCGGGAGGCCCAGGCGGAGATCGGCGTTCTCGTCTTCTCCGGCACCTTCTTCGCGCAGTCCAACCCCCACGTCGCCAAGATGCTCGCCGAGCGCGCCACCGACGGGGTCCGAGTGCGGCTGTGCTTCGGCGACCCGGAAGGTCAGGCAGTGGTCATCCGGGGCCGCGAAGAGGGAATCGGTGACACCCTGGCTGCCAAGATCCGCGCATCCCTGACGTACTACCGTCCCCTGCTGGCCGAGGCCGGATGCGAAGTACGACTGCACGACACCACCCTCTACACCTCCCTGTTCCGCTACGACGACAACCTGCTGGTCAACCCGCACGTGTGGGGCCAGCCGGCCAGCGCCAACCCCCTGCTCCACCTCAACAGAGTTGACGGCTCAGGATGGTTCGCCAACTACGCTCAGAGCTTCGAAGCCGTCTGGGCCAGCGCACGGCCCTGGACACCCGACCAGGAGGGGACCGCCGCACATGGGCAGGACTGA
- a CDS encoding HD domain-containing protein produces MDEVMVDWARRVAEAELGGALPRRWAHSQGVAARAAEVGRILGREADLLIAAATLHDVGYAPRLAATGFHPLDGARFLRDQHSAEERLVRLVANHSFALLEAEERGLREELAAEFPLLEDPLLVDALVYCDMTTTPDGHRTTEQERVAEIVGRYGADGVVGRFICRAAPEIFAAVERVEAALAAQPR; encoded by the coding sequence ATGGACGAGGTGATGGTGGACTGGGCCAGGCGGGTCGCGGAGGCCGAGCTCGGTGGTGCGCTCCCTCGGCGGTGGGCGCACAGCCAAGGAGTCGCAGCCCGGGCGGCCGAGGTGGGCCGGATCCTGGGGAGGGAAGCCGACCTGCTGATCGCCGCCGCGACGCTGCATGATGTGGGGTACGCGCCGCGACTGGCCGCGACGGGGTTCCACCCGCTCGATGGCGCCCGGTTTCTTCGCGATCAGCACAGTGCGGAGGAGCGGCTGGTGCGGTTGGTGGCGAACCACTCGTTCGCATTGCTGGAGGCCGAGGAGCGCGGGCTGCGGGAGGAACTGGCAGCTGAGTTCCCGTTGTTGGAGGATCCTCTGCTGGTGGATGCGCTGGTCTACTGCGACATGACCACCACGCCCGACGGGCACCGGACCACCGAGCAGGAACGGGTCGCGGAGATCGTCGGTCGTTACGGGGCCGACGGCGTCGTCGGGCGGTTCATTTGTCGGGCGGCGCCGGAGATCTTCGCCGCCGTGGAGCGGGTGGAGGCGGCGTTGGCGGCTCAGCCGAGGTAG
- a CDS encoding EF-hand domain-containing protein — translation MDSAEYERKIAHRFAEFDQDGNGYIDREDFSRAAAALLAEFGTTARSDKGQALYSGAEAFWQGMAGIADVDGDQRVNRQEFVDGAVKRLRDNPHRFAEIARPFLHAVVAIADEDGAGVTPANAARVLRVLGVEPSRCDAVATALDADGDGHIGEAEILAAFAAYYVTPEP, via the coding sequence ATGGACAGCGCAGAGTACGAGCGCAAGATCGCCCACCGGTTCGCGGAGTTCGACCAGGACGGCAACGGCTACATCGACCGTGAGGACTTCAGCAGGGCAGCGGCGGCGCTGCTCGCCGAGTTCGGCACGACCGCACGCTCCGACAAGGGGCAGGCCCTCTATTCGGGCGCGGAGGCGTTCTGGCAGGGCATGGCGGGGATCGCGGACGTGGACGGCGACCAGCGCGTCAATCGCCAGGAGTTCGTCGACGGCGCGGTGAAGCGGCTGCGCGACAACCCGCACCGCTTCGCCGAGATCGCCAGGCCCTTCCTGCACGCGGTGGTCGCCATCGCCGACGAGGACGGCGCCGGGGTCACCCCGGCCAACGCGGCCCGAGTCCTCCGCGTCCTCGGCGTCGAGCCCTCGCGCTGCGACGCGGTCGCCACGGCCCTGGACGCGGACGGCGACGGCCACATCGGCGAGGCCGAGATCCTGGCGGCCTTTGCGGCGTACTACGTCACCCCGGAGCCGTAG
- a CDS encoding RNA polymerase sigma factor has product MAKDTPPRWDRRMQQRLARGEAAALGELYDRFASLVHNQAYRVLDDDDAADQVTREVFGYVWENPDAYDTKQGSMRAWMARLTHRQALHRLREQEAAAQSASGAGSAEELEQKMRRASVAARADYIVTSMPAPLRAALELAYHQRRDYRQTAADLGVTEDEARRRLRLGLQLLSTANTRALVEGAPPPGSGRTP; this is encoded by the coding sequence ATGGCCAAGGACACACCACCCCGCTGGGACCGCAGGATGCAGCAGCGGCTGGCGCGGGGCGAGGCCGCCGCGCTCGGCGAGCTGTACGACCGGTTCGCCTCCCTCGTGCACAACCAGGCCTACCGGGTCCTCGACGACGACGACGCGGCCGACCAGGTCACCCGTGAAGTCTTCGGCTACGTCTGGGAGAACCCGGACGCCTACGACACCAAGCAGGGCTCCATGCGCGCCTGGATGGCCCGGCTCACCCACCGCCAGGCCCTGCACCGGCTGCGCGAGCAGGAGGCGGCGGCCCAGTCGGCGAGCGGCGCGGGATCGGCGGAGGAGCTGGAGCAGAAGATGCGCCGGGCGTCCGTCGCCGCCCGCGCCGACTACATCGTGACGTCGATGCCGGCGCCGCTGCGGGCCGCGCTGGAGCTCGCGTACCACCAGCGCAGGGACTACCGGCAGACCGCGGCGGACCTCGGCGTCACCGAGGACGAGGCACGGCGGCGGCTCAGGCTCGGCCTCCAGCTGCTGTCCACGGCCAACACCCGCGCACTCGTCGAGGGCGCGCCGCCGCCCGGATCCGGGCGCACGCCATGA
- a CDS encoding maleylpyruvate isomerase N-terminal domain-containing protein: protein MNGPLGGGHGPGPDEPSEQGPGAAPRIPGPRAAGDDLSPPPVLPDPVRPDPVRPDSVRPDPVRQVGPVRPDPVRQVGPVRPDPVPSGQGPSGEPAAVGRMPHGVLKSLLGAWALAACSAEETTAVEEHLTECAPCADEALRLRDAVALLHADRDLDLDPLLRSRVLENCLGRRPARIPIPAWATPYDAETARLDALLRDIGDSEWHTPLRLRWFDGQEAVSRKTTVAGVIGHLMSVDGLVASALGLQDPAGEDAPRSPSVRTDQYWRSTHFPPTRRIRAPWRDQSHALVRTVSFAGRGVSELSVSYGDFALPLRDSLLDRAFECWVHADDIANAVSYPYDPPSPTHLHHMIDLAARLLPAALAARRRAGLAGPARHLVAAGSPGRSLHLEVEGAGGGHWYIALDSPAALGDPARAVAQVALDSVEFCQLVAGHVSPVEAAAGQDGDREAIRDVLFAAASLSRL, encoded by the coding sequence ATGAACGGACCGCTGGGCGGCGGGCACGGCCCGGGCCCCGACGAGCCTTCGGAGCAGGGGCCGGGGGCCGCGCCGCGCATACCGGGACCGCGGGCGGCGGGTGACGACCTGTCGCCCCCGCCGGTGCTGCCCGACCCCGTACGGCCCGACCCCGTGCGGCCGGACTCCGTGCGGCCGGACCCCGTACGACAGGTCGGCCCCGTACGACCGGACCCCGTACGACAGGTCGGCCCCGTACGACCGGACCCCGTGCCGTCGGGCCAGGGGCCGTCCGGTGAGCCGGCCGCCGTCGGCCGGATGCCCCACGGCGTCCTGAAGTCCCTGCTCGGCGCATGGGCGCTGGCGGCCTGCTCGGCCGAGGAGACCACGGCGGTCGAGGAGCACCTCACCGAGTGCGCCCCGTGCGCGGACGAGGCGCTGCGGCTGCGCGACGCGGTCGCCCTGCTGCACGCGGACCGCGATCTGGACCTGGACCCGCTGCTGCGCTCCCGCGTGCTGGAGAACTGCCTGGGGCGCCGGCCCGCCCGTATCCCGATCCCCGCCTGGGCGACTCCGTACGACGCGGAGACGGCGCGGCTCGACGCGCTGCTGCGGGACATCGGCGACTCGGAGTGGCACACGCCGCTGCGGCTGAGGTGGTTCGACGGACAGGAGGCGGTGAGCCGCAAGACGACCGTCGCGGGCGTCATCGGCCATCTGATGTCCGTGGACGGGCTGGTCGCGTCGGCCCTCGGCCTCCAGGACCCGGCGGGCGAGGACGCGCCGCGCTCCCCGTCCGTGCGCACGGACCAGTACTGGCGCTCCACCCACTTCCCGCCGACCCGGCGGATCCGCGCGCCGTGGCGCGACCAGAGCCACGCGCTGGTGCGGACCGTGTCGTTCGCGGGCCGCGGGGTCTCCGAGCTGTCGGTGTCGTACGGCGACTTCGCGCTGCCGCTGCGGGACTCGCTGCTCGACCGGGCCTTCGAGTGCTGGGTGCACGCGGACGACATCGCGAACGCGGTGTCGTATCCGTACGACCCGCCGAGCCCCACGCATCTGCACCACATGATCGACCTCGCGGCCCGGCTGCTGCCCGCGGCGCTGGCCGCCCGGCGCCGTGCCGGTCTGGCGGGGCCGGCCCGCCATCTGGTCGCGGCGGGTTCCCCGGGCCGCTCGCTCCATCTGGAGGTCGAGGGCGCGGGCGGCGGCCACTGGTACATCGCGCTGGACTCCCCGGCCGCCCTCGGCGACCCGGCTCGCGCGGTGGCCCAGGTCGCCCTCGACTCCGTCGAGTTCTGCCAGCTCGTCGCGGGTCATGTCTCCCCGGTCGAGGCCGCGGCGGGCCAGGACGGCGACCGCGAGGCCATCCGCGACGTGCTCTTCGCGGCGGCTTCGCTGTCGCGTCTGTGA
- a CDS encoding class IV adenylate cyclase: MKHEYEAKFLAVDVTGLQAKLTTLGAVQAFPRTLLTRKIFENDALDGGAWLRLRDEGTRSTLTLKRVTDATTIDGTTEVETEVTDLHAMADILRHLGLTEVRYQENYREEWRLGEVAFDFDTWPDLPTFLEIEGPDEASVRQAAALLDLDYSEARFGSVDEIYKREAGRDILAEPTLLFAAAEKHEIPSATVRGR; the protein is encoded by the coding sequence ATGAAGCACGAGTACGAGGCGAAGTTCCTGGCCGTCGATGTCACCGGCCTCCAGGCCAAGCTCACCACCCTCGGCGCCGTCCAGGCGTTCCCGCGCACCCTCCTCACCCGCAAGATCTTCGAGAACGACGCCCTCGATGGCGGCGCGTGGCTCCGCCTGCGGGACGAGGGCACCCGCTCGACGCTCACGCTCAAGCGGGTCACCGATGCCACGACGATCGACGGCACGACCGAGGTCGAGACCGAGGTCACCGACCTGCACGCCATGGCCGACATCCTCCGCCACCTCGGTCTGACCGAGGTCCGCTATCAGGAGAACTACCGCGAGGAGTGGCGCCTGGGTGAGGTCGCCTTCGACTTCGACACCTGGCCCGACCTCCCCACCTTCCTGGAGATCGAGGGCCCCGACGAGGCGTCGGTCCGGCAGGCGGCGGCCCTGCTAGACCTCGACTACTCCGAGGCCCGGTTCGGCAGCGTCGACGAGATCTACAAGCGCGAGGCGGGCCGCGACATCCTCGCTGAGCCCACCCTCCTCTTCGCCGCCGCCGAAAAGCACGAGATCCCCTCCGCGACGGTCCGAGGCCGTTGA
- a CDS encoding radical SAM protein, with the protein MIGEVTAIQKIRMLYLQLLYRCNFECDHCFHGKRLQHADAFTVEQAVSLLTLMREQYGTEAVTLLGGEPFVYKDLAQVVRHAKEELGQQVEICTNGYRIERRLTEIAPHLDLLRVSLEGIGSTNDRIRKVGSYESALESLALARRLGVPTGVTMTVTSQNINEVLPLARTLTHFGVRQLKLHHLRAVGNAAEHPELLITDPTAYSRLREQLHTAELFIEVIVDEDLSEHGAPEICAPADGPREIERIEADPRGALTMSCKAVGKDSHAFWYEKSANRIVHRPSTMDELTLAVPDVVYARA; encoded by the coding sequence GTGATCGGGGAAGTGACCGCGATCCAGAAGATCCGGATGCTGTACCTCCAGCTGCTGTACCGCTGCAACTTCGAATGCGACCACTGCTTCCACGGCAAGAGGCTCCAGCACGCCGACGCCTTCACCGTCGAGCAGGCCGTCAGCCTTCTCACCCTGATGCGCGAGCAGTACGGCACTGAGGCCGTCACCCTGCTCGGCGGGGAGCCGTTCGTCTACAAGGACCTCGCCCAGGTCGTCCGGCACGCCAAGGAGGAACTGGGCCAGCAGGTCGAGATCTGCACCAACGGGTACCGGATCGAGCGCCGCCTGACCGAGATCGCTCCCCACCTGGACCTGCTGCGCGTCTCCTTGGAAGGGATCGGCTCGACCAACGACCGTATCCGCAAGGTCGGCAGCTATGAGAGCGCGCTCGAATCCCTGGCCCTCGCCCGACGACTCGGTGTCCCCACCGGAGTGACCATGACGGTCACCTCCCAGAACATCAACGAAGTGCTGCCCCTGGCACGTACCCTCACGCACTTCGGGGTGCGTCAGCTGAAGCTTCACCACCTGCGTGCGGTCGGCAACGCCGCGGAACATCCGGAACTGCTGATCACCGACCCGACCGCCTACAGCAGGCTCCGTGAGCAGCTCCATACCGCTGAACTGTTCATCGAGGTCATCGTCGACGAGGACCTGTCCGAGCACGGCGCCCCTGAGATCTGCGCGCCGGCCGACGGCCCGCGTGAGATCGAACGGATCGAGGCCGACCCGCGCGGCGCGCTCACCATGTCCTGCAAGGCCGTCGGCAAGGACTCGCACGCGTTCTGGTACGAGAAGTCCGCGAACCGCATCGTCCACCGGCCCTCCACCATGGACGAGCTCACGCTCGCGGTGCCGGACGTGGTGTACGCCCGTGCCTGA
- a CDS encoding NUDIX hydrolase produces the protein MGRTEYYNDPAAPKANTLIPASNLLVVDDSGAILLQRRRDTGQWALPGGAQDIGETAAQCAVRECLEETGIIAEITGFLGVYTNPNHIVAYTDGEIRQQYENTYIGRPVGGEPTINDEADGVRFIQPADLDEFDIHPSMRQQIGDYLVGTYPYLG, from the coding sequence ATGGGCAGGACTGAGTACTACAACGACCCCGCCGCTCCGAAGGCGAACACCCTCATCCCCGCCAGCAACCTGCTCGTCGTCGACGACAGCGGCGCCATCCTGCTTCAGCGCCGCCGAGACACCGGCCAGTGGGCCCTCCCGGGCGGAGCCCAGGACATCGGCGAGACCGCCGCTCAGTGCGCGGTACGGGAATGCCTGGAGGAGACCGGCATCATCGCCGAGATCACCGGATTCCTCGGCGTCTACACCAACCCGAACCACATCGTCGCCTACACCGACGGCGAGATCCGCCAGCAGTACGAGAACACCTACATCGGCCGCCCAGTCGGCGGCGAGCCCACCATCAACGACGAGGCCGACGGCGTCCGCTTCATCCAGCCGGCCGACCTCGACGAGTTCGACATCCACCCCAGCATGCGCCAGCAGATCGGCGACTACCTCGTCGGCACCTACCCCTACCTCGGCTGA